One genomic segment of Fervidobacterium pennivorans includes these proteins:
- a CDS encoding DHH family phosphoesterase: MNRDFLSIVGELNLAKKILVVGHIMPDGDDISSVLSATLGLQKLGKEVVACIDWRIPWYFYEFDETNLIKGYDEVVNSGFEPDFMLIVDASSPDRIGRFQEFLGKVTTAVVDHHGTNTLFGTLNWVDTKFGSTAQMILRINTELGVSYDERLATINLMGIATDTGFFRYSNADEIVFSDATKLVSMGGKAYLVSRIFENKRIEQFKLLSTMVEHICTENDGKIVYSYLSKKDYESNNCTEDDSGGFVGELRSIQGVELAIFFSEYEKNEVHISFRSKDWFDCSKLAVLLGGGGHPRAAGCTLKGELSVIVEQVVREAKLMFSTQLEAVKNI; this comes from the coding sequence ATGAATCGCGATTTCCTTTCGATAGTAGGCGAACTTAATCTTGCTAAAAAAATTTTAGTTGTTGGGCATATAATGCCTGATGGCGATGATATAAGCTCAGTTCTGAGTGCTACGTTAGGGCTTCAAAAACTAGGCAAGGAAGTTGTGGCATGTATCGACTGGAGAATTCCTTGGTATTTTTACGAGTTTGATGAGACGAATCTTATTAAAGGTTACGACGAAGTGGTTAACAGCGGTTTTGAACCAGATTTTATGCTAATCGTTGATGCATCAAGTCCTGATAGAATTGGACGGTTTCAAGAGTTTCTTGGGAAAGTAACAACGGCTGTAGTGGACCATCATGGTACAAATACACTTTTTGGAACTCTGAATTGGGTTGATACAAAGTTTGGTTCTACGGCTCAGATGATTCTCAGAATTAACACTGAACTTGGTGTATCATACGATGAAAGACTTGCTACAATCAATCTTATGGGAATAGCCACGGACACAGGCTTTTTCAGGTACTCCAACGCAGACGAAATTGTCTTTTCGGATGCGACAAAACTTGTTTCTATGGGCGGAAAAGCATATTTAGTTTCGAGGATTTTTGAAAATAAGAGAATCGAACAGTTTAAACTACTGTCGACGATGGTGGAGCATATTTGCACAGAAAACGATGGAAAGATAGTCTATTCTTACCTTTCGAAAAAAGATTACGAATCAAACAACTGCACGGAAGATGACAGTGGTGGCTTTGTTGGGGAATTACGTTCAATACAGGGCGTAGAACTTGCAATTTTCTTTTCTGAATATGAAAAGAATGAGGTACATATAAGCTTCCGCTCCAAGGATTGGTTTGACTGCAGTAAGCTTGCAGTTCTTTTAGGCGGCGGTGGACATCCAAGAGCCGCAGGATGTACGCTGAAAGGAGAATTATCCGTTATCGTAGAACAAGTTGTTAGAGAAGCTAAATTGATGTTTAGCACACAATTAGAGGCTGTTAAGAATATTTAG
- a CDS encoding tetratricopeptide repeat-containing diguanylate cyclase — MLPVRVERADKNISVFFRYSGEKHIVTSSGELVSLSYEERKRLIESILRIAKFVLLGNIPPFPAISLFDIYTYAGEFFFRPPLIFSSEFYKQLLDSSKMVKSSDGFNCVFVDEEYLKNGIYDKNSTMRILAEIIELFDENGEKASIVSKLKNSSITVVDLEKDMLSDDTLYRIISEITIAEKNYTVVQIDTEGYYRLFKDYIARIDYHFTEKNETIFYIGDDFTNVVRQLLLKKRNELTQEEFSGLVKCLYSVCKFDTTVGELINIFKRFGRITLIVKDVDEPHYLVRRFLEILKNSEIKTVVLTYKSKQPDKKFIIEIPGKKLSDKDIEAKLSRVAEDLLLIKTLGKEFDRQDLMIFSSVTGKDGESMLRKLIEEQLVRSDDGEYIVDHDLTSRIEDDAQLKLIHEMMAKEYSRHISPYNQYALKAAFHYLRAGRELSAAVTYLRFVKIGLEKYTFSPSFLSDTLYEAYEILKKNCKEESYAFHKLRLELENRAGISLNFKSIQLPEKRIFTYLKALELFVEEKYLDCVSYIDDILRSFELTKYKSLKLSFIKERAYLSYYDKLSDTGPDVEEIQKIKIWNEKWAELKAEWLWLIGNALVYTNRKKATVFLNQALEIANQYSLKHLLVSIYNSFGIAYHGYLLSIVYFKEAIKIVGEIGYTRRSLTQRLNLAHELLYFGKFKELFTEFSLLENSHKDYLSYSDLSFLYRLHGMVYSYLQRYEEGLRYFKKAFEIESEKKLPHHSLRGLILHEMLCGNRENAKELIQKHHDDPAIHARAFEYFTAMIMAKDDEEFFRAWNDYITSNYTLLREEILYLFVEQIYKVDKERLADELDKWDSFYTSEMTKLSLLYILLAKQKYYELIQNEIKRDLVKLRIARIVFDLEIEKDFEQPLKDILFVDFQRNAVENEIVDTLEILKSIDQKTGLDEFLMILSNILINLFEPNHVFVSVRDKKTNLRASIGIATSDEKKSIVTFDPLEVHIKDNIDKDSDYLIFFSSNRSVLSEEEKKDIWDKITLLDELFASQVRGIIYRERATRDVLTGLYNRWRFLEILQEYMEEPAVSRKEKEVTVFIADIDNFKKINDTYGHLTGDMVLKNIATILKDDIGENGIVARYGGEEFVGAMKVDKARCVEICEGVRRAIEKTSYDIFGFQVTISFGIASSFEKQNITELIGLADNRLYIAKETGKNRVCFS; from the coding sequence TTGCTCCCTGTTAGAGTAGAACGTGCAGATAAAAATATCTCAGTATTCTTCAGATACTCAGGTGAGAAGCATATTGTAACCTCATCTGGTGAATTAGTCTCGCTATCTTACGAGGAACGAAAGAGACTCATAGAATCAATCTTAAGAATTGCAAAGTTTGTCTTGCTTGGTAATATCCCTCCGTTTCCTGCTATAAGCTTGTTCGATATCTACACATACGCAGGAGAATTTTTCTTTAGACCTCCCTTAATCTTTAGTTCGGAATTTTACAAACAGTTATTGGATAGCTCCAAAATGGTGAAATCATCAGATGGTTTTAACTGTGTTTTTGTTGACGAAGAGTATCTTAAAAATGGCATCTACGATAAAAATTCAACAATGCGGATTTTGGCTGAGATTATTGAACTTTTCGATGAAAACGGAGAAAAAGCAAGTATAGTTTCAAAACTTAAGAACAGTAGCATTACCGTTGTTGATTTAGAAAAAGATATGTTAAGTGATGACACACTTTACAGGATAATTTCAGAAATCACAATTGCTGAGAAAAACTACACAGTGGTCCAAATTGATACTGAAGGATACTATCGTTTATTTAAGGATTACATCGCAAGAATTGATTACCACTTTACAGAAAAAAATGAGACGATATTTTATATAGGCGATGATTTTACAAACGTTGTAAGACAGTTGCTTTTGAAAAAAAGGAATGAATTAACGCAAGAAGAATTCTCAGGCTTGGTGAAGTGCTTATATTCAGTTTGCAAATTTGACACAACGGTTGGTGAACTAATTAATATTTTCAAGAGATTCGGGAGGATAACACTGATTGTCAAAGATGTTGACGAACCGCATTACCTTGTAAGACGATTCTTAGAGATTTTGAAGAATTCTGAAATTAAAACGGTGGTTTTGACTTACAAATCAAAGCAACCGGATAAAAAATTCATTATTGAAATACCAGGGAAGAAGTTATCTGACAAAGATATTGAAGCAAAACTTTCACGTGTGGCGGAAGACTTGCTGTTGATAAAAACCTTAGGGAAGGAATTTGATAGGCAAGACCTGATGATATTCAGTTCAGTAACAGGCAAAGATGGAGAAAGTATGCTAAGAAAACTCATAGAAGAACAATTAGTAAGGTCGGACGATGGTGAGTACATAGTTGATCACGATTTGACATCTCGAATAGAAGATGACGCGCAATTAAAACTAATTCATGAGATGATGGCAAAAGAGTACAGTAGACACATTAGTCCATATAATCAATACGCGCTTAAAGCTGCTTTTCACTACCTGCGGGCTGGTAGGGAACTATCTGCAGCAGTTACTTATCTTAGGTTTGTGAAGATAGGATTGGAAAAATACACATTTTCTCCTTCTTTTCTGTCGGATACTTTATACGAAGCTTACGAAATCTTAAAGAAAAATTGTAAAGAAGAATCATATGCATTCCACAAGTTGAGACTTGAACTTGAAAATCGAGCAGGAATTAGTTTAAATTTTAAAAGCATACAGCTTCCAGAAAAAAGAATTTTTACTTACCTGAAAGCACTTGAACTATTCGTTGAAGAAAAGTATTTAGACTGTGTTTCTTATATTGACGATATTTTGAGGTCCTTCGAACTAACAAAATACAAGTCATTAAAACTATCTTTTATCAAGGAAAGAGCATACTTGTCGTATTACGATAAACTATCAGATACTGGTCCTGACGTTGAAGAAATTCAAAAGATTAAAATTTGGAACGAAAAATGGGCCGAGTTAAAGGCGGAATGGTTATGGTTAATTGGCAATGCTTTGGTATACACGAATAGGAAGAAAGCTACAGTGTTTTTAAACCAAGCACTGGAGATTGCTAATCAGTACAGTTTGAAACATCTTTTAGTAAGCATATATAACTCATTTGGTATAGCGTACCATGGATACCTACTCTCCATAGTGTATTTCAAAGAAGCCATAAAAATAGTGGGTGAAATTGGGTACACGCGCCGCAGTTTGACCCAGAGGCTTAACCTGGCACATGAGTTACTTTATTTTGGAAAGTTCAAAGAACTATTTACCGAGTTTTCCTTGTTAGAAAACTCTCACAAAGATTACTTAAGTTATTCTGATTTATCCTTCTTGTACAGACTCCATGGTATGGTTTATTCATATCTGCAGCGTTACGAAGAAGGTTTAAGATACTTTAAGAAAGCTTTTGAAATTGAATCTGAGAAAAAGTTACCTCATCACTCTTTGCGAGGATTGATTCTCCATGAAATGCTTTGCGGGAATAGAGAAAATGCAAAAGAATTGATCCAAAAACACCACGACGATCCAGCAATTCATGCAAGAGCCTTTGAATATTTCACCGCAATGATAATGGCTAAGGATGATGAGGAATTCTTTAGAGCGTGGAATGATTATATTACATCGAATTACACTTTGCTGAGAGAAGAGATTTTATACCTATTTGTAGAGCAAATCTACAAGGTCGACAAAGAGAGATTGGCTGATGAGCTTGACAAATGGGACAGTTTCTATACTTCGGAAATGACAAAACTCTCTTTGCTTTACATACTTCTGGCTAAGCAAAAATATTATGAGCTAATTCAAAATGAGATCAAACGCGATTTAGTAAAGCTAAGAATCGCAAGGATTGTTTTTGATTTGGAAATTGAAAAAGACTTTGAGCAGCCTTTGAAGGATATTTTGTTTGTTGATTTCCAAAGAAATGCAGTGGAAAACGAGATAGTTGATACACTCGAGATATTAAAATCAATCGACCAAAAGACAGGTTTGGATGAATTTCTAATGATACTTTCAAATATATTGATTAATCTTTTCGAGCCCAATCATGTTTTTGTATCAGTGAGGGATAAAAAGACGAATCTAAGAGCATCTATAGGCATTGCGACATCTGATGAAAAGAAAAGCATTGTTACATTTGACCCTCTCGAGGTGCATATCAAGGATAATATAGACAAGGATAGCGATTATCTAATATTCTTCTCAAGCAACCGTTCAGTGTTGTCGGAAGAAGAGAAAAAGGATATATGGGATAAGATAACTTTGTTGGATGAGTTATTTGCAAGTCAAGTAAGAGGCATAATATATAGAGAAAGGGCAACGAGGGATGTTTTGACAGGGCTATACAACAGATGGAGATTTTTGGAAATTCTTCAAGAATACATGGAAGAACCCGCTGTTTCACGAAAGGAAAAAGAAGTAACTGTCTTTATAGCGGATATAGACAATTTCAAGAAAATTAATGATACTTACGGTCATTTGACTGGTGATATGGTGCTGAAAAATATTGCTACTATTTTGAAAGATGACATTGGAGAGAACGGGATTGTTGCAAGATACGGAGGTGAAGAATTCGTTGGTGCGATGAAAGTAGACAAAGCAAGGTGTGTTGAAATATGTGAAGGCGTTCGAAGGGCAATAGAAAAGACTTCCTATGATATTTTCGGGTTTCAAGTAACGATTAGTTTTGGAATTGCATCTTCTTTTGAGAAACAGAACATAACTGAGCTGATAGGACTTGCAGATAATAGATTGTACATTGCTAAAGAGACCGGGAAAAACAGAGTCTGTTTTTCCTAA